A section of the Ictalurus punctatus breed USDA103 chromosome 8, Coco_2.0, whole genome shotgun sequence genome encodes:
- the zic3 gene encoding zinc finger protein ZIC 3, with the protein MLLDSGPQFPSLGVGGFGTPRHHELGNREPGLGLNPFADSSHSAAFKISSVTHDIAPSQTSAFTPQATGYAAALGHHHHGGQVGSYGGGAFNSTRDFLFRNRSDSTATSAQHGIFAASAGSLHAPPGISDNPGHLLFPGLHEQSVSHTSPGGHVVNGQMHIGLRGDLFGRPDPYRPVPSPRADPYGAAPLHNYNHPINMNVGMNVPTHHGPGAFFRYMRQPIKQEMSCKWIDENQINRPKKTCDRTFSTMHEMVTHVSMEHVGGPEQSNHVCYWEDCPREGKSFKAKYKLVNHIRVHTGEKPFPCPFPGCGKIFARSENLKIHKRTHTGEKPFKCEFEGCDRRFANSSDRKKHMHVHTSDKPYICKVCDKSYTHPSSLRKHMKVHESQGSESSPAASSGYESSTPPVLVSTNSEDPTKTPETTVQSASAHSDALAPNFNEWYV; encoded by the exons ATGCTCCTCGATAGTGGTCCCCAGTTTCCGTCGCTTGGAGTTGGAGGCTTCGGAACGCCGAGACACCATGAGCTCGGGAATCGAGAGCCCGGACTGGGGCTCAATCCCTTCGCGGACTCGTCCCATTCAGCTGCGTTTAAAATTAGCTCTGTTACACACGATATTGCCCCAAGCCAGACATCGGCTTTCACCCCGCAAGCTACCGGATATGCAGCTGCGCTCGGACACCACCATCACGGAGGGCAGGTCGGTTCTTACGGTGGAGGCGCGTTCAACTCCACGCGAGATTTCTTGTTCCGAAACCGGAGCGACTCGACGGCTACAAGCGCGCAGCACGGGATCTTCGCCGCTTCTGCAGGGAGTCTCCACGCACCCCCTGGAATCTCGGACAACCCGGGCCACCTTCTGTTCCCAGGACTTCACGAGCAAAGCGTGAGCCATACTTCTCCCGGAGGACACGTAGTGAATGGACAAATGCACATTGGTTTGCGTGGGGACCTTTTCGGGCGGCCGGATCCGTATCGCCCTGTTCCGAGTCCGCGCGCGGATCCGTACGGCGCCGCTCCGCTCCACAATTACAATCACCCTATCAACATGAACGTGGGGATGAACGTGCCCACGCACCATGGGCCAGGCGCATTCTTCCGCTACATGCGGCAACCCATAAAACAAGAGATGTCCTGCAAGTGGATAGATGAGAACCAAATAAACAGGCCCAAAAAAACTTGTGACAGAACTTTCAGCACCATGCACGAGATGGTGACGCATGTGTCCATGGAGCACGTCGGCGGGCCCGAGCAGAGCAACCATGTTTGCTACTGGGAAGACTGCCCAAGAGAAGGGAAATCATTTAAGGCCAAATACAAACTAGTGAACCACATCAGAGTGCACACCGGGGAGAAACCTTTCCCTTGTCCTTTCCCAGGTTGTGGGAAAATTTTTGCAAGAtcagaaaatttaaaaattcacaAGAGGACTCATACGG GCGAGAAGCCGTTTAAGTGTGAGTTCGAGGGCTGCGACAGGCGCTTCGCGAACAGCAGCGACAGAAAAAAGCACATGCACGTGCATACTTCTGACAAGCCCTACATCTGCAAAGTATGCGACAAGTCCTACACGCACCCAAGCTCACTCAGGAAACACATGAAG GTCCACGAGTCACAAGGTTCGGAGTCATCTCCAGCAGCCAGTTCCGGATACGAGTCGTCCACGCCGCCTGTGCTGGTTTCTACGAACTCAGAAGATCCTACCAAAACGCCTGAAACAACCGTGCAAAGCGCATCAGCACACAGCGACGCATTAGCGCCCAACTTCAACGAATGGTACGTTTGA
- the zic6 gene encoding zic family member 6, protein MTTLSRFSGCPLSCVNPGESNTEPSVVLPPLAGEHMGHPTGTSLKLCPSHNLLDYPDTRATAYVDHSMPHFPDTGYTSHRLDASPRGIIIGTNLSGPGMPPVTDQLAPRPNQHGAIGRYRDLHGYRDGRSHAFFTTYPEQAHSSVDANRDLNGQVMLGLPGDLISRAHPYGQTHSGPRVNSQQLVTQFLGLYKPLNMAMQRGGGDAFLRCSRQTLTHELVCKWSDGQEGAGKLPCSRTFGTMYELVTHVTIEHVGGPEHSDYVCHWENCPRDRKPFKAKYKLVNHVRVHTGEKPFPCPFHGCEKVFARSENLKIHKRTHTGEKPFKCEFEGCNRRFANSSDRKKHSHVHSSDKPYMCKVRGCEKCYTHPSSLRKHMKLHCKADTAKPGEDGEPESPEVAGEQVPSSPAAVTRPLPPAPSQDSPETLRSRFHHTFDSSLDYTAHRPQSLLDPLLLHRGSYRGETAQYACSQASATFAPSHRNFASNSPFQKSIVNGWYTCHSGAQPFSSKPCNSD, encoded by the exons ATGACAACCCTTTCAAGGTTTAGTGGCTGCCCTCTGTCTTGCGTAAACCCTGGAGAGAGCAATACTGAACCCAGTGTGGTGCTGCCACCTTTGGCAGGGGAGCACATGGGGCACCCCACTGGCACTTCCTTAAAACTCTGCCCCTCGCACAATTTGCTAGACTACCCTGATACCAGGGCCACCGCATATGTGGACCACTCGATGCCTCACTTTCCAGACACGGGATACACCAGCCATCGCCTAGACGCCAGCCCTAGGGGCATTATCATTGGGACAAATCTGTCAGGACCAGGCATGCCACCAGTCACAGACCAGCTGGCACCAAGACCTAACCAACATGGCGCTATTGGAAGGTACCGTGACCTCCATGGCTACAGGGATGGCCGAAGCCATGCTTTCTTCACCACCTATCCTGAGCAGGCCCACAGCTCTGTTGATGCCAACCGAGACCTGAATGGCCAGGTGATGCTGGGGCTTCCAGGAGATCTCATCTCAAGGGCACATCCATACGGACAAACACACAGCGGCCCTCGGGTCAACAGCCAACAGCTTGTTACTCAGTTTTTGGGGCTGTATAAGCCCCTGAACATGGCCATGCAGCGAGGAGGGGGCGATGCATTCCTCAGGTGCTCCAGACAGACTTTAACGCACGAGTTGGTGTGCAAGTGGAGTGACGGCCAAGAAGGCGCTGGCAAGCTGCCATGTTCCAGGACTTTTGGGACTATGTATGAACTTGTCACTCATGTGACGATTGAGCATGTCGGGGGACCTGAGCATTCTGACTATGTGTGCCACTGGGAGAATTGTCCCAGGGACAGAAAACCATTTAAAGCCAAGTACAAGCTGGTCAATCACGTCAGAGTGCACACGGGAGAAAAACCCTTTCCCTGCCCCTTTCACGGATGTGAAAAAGTTTTCGCCAGATCCGAAAACCTCAAGATTCACAAGAGAACCCACACAG GTGAGAAACCGTTCAAATGCGAGTTCGAGGGCTGCAACCGGCGGTTTGCAAACAGCAGCGACCGGAAGAAGCATTCACACGTCCACTCGAGCGACAAGCCGTACATGTGCAAGGTCAGAGGCTGTGAGAAATGTTACACGCACCCGAGCTCACTGCGCAAACACATGAAGCTCCATTGCAAGGCCGACACGGCCAAGCCGGGCGAGGACGGTGAACCTGAGTCTCCCGAGGTGGCGGGAGAGCAAGTCCCATCATCCCCTGCGGCGGTGACGCGACCCTTGCCGCCTGCCCCCTCTCAGGACTCCCCCGAGACTCTGAGGTCACGCTTTCATCACACTTTTGACAGCAGTTTGGACTATACGGCGCACAGGCCGCAGTCCCTTTTGGATCCTCTGTTGCTCCACCGGGGCAGTTACAGAGGCGAAACTGCGCAGTACGCGTGTAGCCAAGCAAGTGCCACTTTTGCCCCTAGTCACAGGAATTTTGCATCAAATTCACCTTTCCAAAAAAGCATTGTAAACGGCTGGTACACGTGTCACAGCGGCGCCCAGCCTTTCTCGTCTAAGCCGTGTAACAGTGATTAA